One Elgaria multicarinata webbii isolate HBS135686 ecotype San Diego chromosome 6, rElgMul1.1.pri, whole genome shotgun sequence DNA segment encodes these proteins:
- the CCNO gene encoding cyclin-O, with protein MVVTTRPSQERPAAVGGRQSPPCKRQRAEDVTPEERPEPPGVVEASLQLRAPVKKSKAPPLGLLPGRVASPSRCEPMHPLERQTFRDYGQSWYRFRKELEGKFHPLDPLAQQPQITAEARCKLISWLIPVHKHFGFSFESLCLAVNTLDRFLTTTPVAADCFQLLGVTSLFISCKQVEVHPPKVKQLLALCCDTFSRQQLCNLECIILNKLRFNLVAPTINFFLEHFTHVRMEACEADAWEASNAKALAKGVAELSLADYAFNKYMPSLLAVCCLGLADQMLQHQKPLDFNLSEYPEGILQDCLDKLHLLVSLNEDSLPLVLPPEISDQYLHLEK; from the exons ATGGTGGTGACTACCCGACCTAGTCAGGAGCGCCCTGCGGCTGTAGGCGGGCGGCAGAGCCCGCCGTGCAAGCGGCAGCGGGCCGAGGACGTGACCCCCGAGGAGCGGCCTGAGCCCCCGGGCGTCGTCGAAGCCAGCCTCCAGCTTCGCGCGCCCGTCAAGAAAAGCAAGGCCCCCCCGCTGGGTCTCCTCCCCGGCCGGGTCGCCTCCCCCAGCCGCTGCGAGCCCATGCACCCTTTGGAGCGGCAGACCTTCCGCGACTACGGGCAAAGCTGGTACCGCTTCCGAAAGGAGCTGGAGGGCAAGTTTCACCCGCTCGACCCGCTGGCCCAGCAGCCACAA ATAACTGCAGAGGCTCGGTGCAAACTGATCAGCTGGCTAATTCCAGTGCATAAACACTTTGGCTTCTCTTTTGAGTCCTTATGTCTGGCGGTAAACACTCTAGACCgcttcctcaccaccaccccagtggCTGCTGACTGCTTCCAACTTCTAGGGGTCACCTCGCTTTTCATCTCTTGCAAACAG GTGGAAGTGCACCCACCCAAGGTGAAACAGCTCCTGGCCCTTTGCTGTGACACTTTCTCTCGTCAGCAACTCTGCAATCTGGAGTGCATCATTCTGAATAAGCTCCGATTCAACCTGGTGGCCCCCACCATCAACTTCTTCCTGGAACACTTCACCCATGTGAGGATGGAGGCTTGTGAAGCTGATGCCTGGGAGGCCAGCAATGCCAAAGCTCTGGCAAAAGGTGTGGCTGAACTTAGCCTGGCTGACTATGCTTTTAACAAATACATGCCTTCTTTGCTGGCCGTGTGCTGCTTGGGACTGGCTGACCAAATGTTGCAGCACCAGAAACCACTGGACTTTAACTTAAGTGAATATCCAGAGGGAATTTTGCAGGATTGCCTGGACAAACTACATTTACTGGTGTCTTTGAATGAGGACTCTTTGCCTTTGGTACTACCCCCTGAGATTTCAGATCAGTATCTACACCTAGAAAAATGA